The proteins below come from a single Aegilops tauschii subsp. strangulata cultivar AL8/78 chromosome 6, Aet v6.0, whole genome shotgun sequence genomic window:
- the LOC109780352 gene encoding uncharacterized protein — MKLPGAATRAWLVDFLRRLFSALRQRTFWAETAEGNKEAKKRRCRRVNRAAAEAVLIHPAPISPEDLMPPLDTLAATNVVLLPPAPLAAEPEGLTPTRGALSPTSTIVLDGALLSSEDPTPPDGFLRDINDIILHPAAAVPTGPASSVPATGGKLEDDGGFTLVVGRKRKRGNAQATLGPVAPPPAPRHGPPRGWFRHHARPAPPPPSRRITPAARVRPPATASGPASSRALAPSIPAATARGPASSPAPAASIPAATASGPAASPSSIIPQEPDDMEKERFLHLQFREEMSKLKGNKIYCLICYLERRQKLVPMQNNQDDINHHNRASHKGHLENCRSKGCLLVASNRHDIGIHAIYCHPHML; from the exons ATGAAGCTTCCCGGAGCCGCGACGCGCGCTTGGCTAGTCGATTTCCTGCGCCGTCTGTTCTCCGCCCTGCGCCAGAGAACTTTCTGGGCGGAGACGGCGGAGGGAAACAAAGAAGCCAAGAAACGGCGGTGCCGACGAGTcaaccgcgccgccgccgaagcaGTCCTCATCCACCCCGCGCCTATCTCCCCAGAGGACCTAATGCCGCCACTCGACACCCTCGCAGCCACCAACGTGGTGCTCCTCCCTCCCGCGCCTCTCGCCGCCGAGCCTGAGGGCCTCACGCCGACACGCGGCGCCCTCTCCCCCACCAGCACCATCGTCCTCGACGGGGCGCTGCTCTCCTCCGAGGACCCTACCCCACCGGACGGCTTCCTCCGAGACATCAATGACATCATCCTCCACCCGGCGGCTGCCGTCCCCACGGGCCCCGCGTCGTCGGTCCCAGCCACCGGCGGGAAGCTGGAAGATGACGGTGGCTTTACCCTAGTCGTGGGCAGGAAGAGGAAGCGGGGGAATGCCCAGGCCACCCTCGGCCCTGTTGCCCCGCCACCTGCTCCGCGCCATGGTCCGCCGAGGGGCTGGTTTCGGCACCATGCTCgccccgctcctcctcctccgagccGCCGTATTACGCCCGCAGCCCGGGTGAGGCCTCCTGCCACGGCCAGCGGCCCAGCTTCTTCTCGTGCACTTGCTCCCAGCATCCCTGCTGCCACGGCCAGAGGCCCAGCTTCGTCTCCTGCACCTGCTGCCAGCATCCCTGCTGCCACGGCCAGCGGCCCTGCTGCGTCCCCTTCTTCCATCATCCCCCAG GAACCGGACGACATGGAAAAGGAGCGATTCCTTCACCTACAGTTCCGGGAGGAGATGTCAAAGCTGAAAGGCAACAAGATATACTGTCTGATCTGCTACTTGGAGCGTCGCCAAAAACTAGTGCCCATGCAGAATAATCAGGATGATATCAACCATCACAATAGAGCATCTCACAAGGGGCATCTTGAGAATTGTCGAAGTAAGGGCTGCCTTTTGGTGGCAAGTAACAGACACGACATTGGCATTCATGCCATTTATTGCCACCCTCACATGCTCTGA